One Cellulomonas sp. NS3 genomic region harbors:
- a CDS encoding AraC family transcriptional regulator yields MIAWLNHLVDVVEEDLSEDLDVARLAAALGTTEYHLRRMFSALAGMPLSEYVRRRRMTLAAAEVVAGSRDLLDVAVRHGYGSAEAFGRAFRSVHGVGPGEVRRDGGPLRTQPRLRFRLTVEGAHPMDVRLVSRPAFRLAGRAARVPLVHHGVNTAIQRHVASLAPEEHARLRAVSDTEPHGLLAVSADIDPDRREGTELTYLHGVAVTEAATVPDDLDVLPVAAGSWAVFRAAGPYPQTLQTLWAATATEWFPSNPWRLREGPEIVAVLERADDFSTATVELWLPVEGG; encoded by the coding sequence GTGATCGCCTGGCTCAACCACCTCGTGGACGTCGTCGAGGAGGACCTCTCGGAGGACCTCGACGTCGCCCGCCTCGCCGCTGCGCTCGGCACGACCGAGTACCACCTGCGCCGCATGTTCTCCGCCCTGGCCGGGATGCCGCTGTCGGAGTACGTGCGGCGCCGGCGCATGACGCTCGCCGCGGCGGAGGTCGTGGCGGGCAGCCGGGACCTCCTGGACGTCGCCGTGCGGCACGGGTACGGCTCGGCCGAGGCGTTCGGCCGGGCGTTCCGGTCCGTGCACGGCGTCGGTCCCGGCGAGGTCCGGCGGGACGGCGGCCCCCTCCGCACCCAACCCCGTCTCAGGTTCCGCCTGACCGTCGAAGGAGCTCACCCGATGGACGTCCGCCTCGTCTCCCGACCCGCCTTCCGCCTCGCCGGCCGTGCGGCTCGGGTCCCGCTCGTGCACCACGGCGTCAACACGGCGATCCAGCGGCACGTGGCCTCGCTGGCGCCGGAGGAGCACGCGCGGCTCAGGGCCGTGAGCGACACCGAGCCGCACGGCCTGCTCGCGGTGAGCGCCGACATCGACCCCGACCGGCGCGAGGGCACCGAGCTGACGTACCTGCACGGGGTCGCCGTCACGGAGGCGGCGACGGTTCCCGACGACCTCGACGTCCTCCCGGTGGCCGCGGGGTCGTGGGCGGTGTTCCGCGCGGCGGGCCCGTACCCGCAGACCCTGCAGACGCTCTGGGCCGCGACGGCGACCGAGTGGTTCCCGTCGAACCCGTGGCGCCTGCGCGAGGGGCCGGAGATCGTCGCGGTGCTCGAGCGGGCGGACGACTTCAGCACGGCCACGGTCGAGCTCTGGCTGCCGGTCGAGGGCGGGTAG
- a CDS encoding AraC family transcriptional regulator: MALDELRTLITRHARAGVTSTPEGVHVALVEHPGEPAAATTGTVLAVVVQGAKRLALGDRVLDYRAGQYLVASLDLPVTGQFTEASPERPALGVGLTLRPSVVAELVLHPAARELVAAGRGRAVPPGVAVSTAPPALLDAVLRLVRLLDRPRDLAVLGPMVEREILWLLLTGEQGATVRQLGLADSSHQHVGHAVRWLREHYAETVRVEDLAQLARMSPSAFHRAFRAVTAMSPIQFQKQIRLQAARVRLALDPRDVAGAARAVGYESASQFSREYHRQFGAPPGSDAHRLRAAAPAEVTA; the protein is encoded by the coding sequence ATGGCCCTCGACGAGCTCCGCACCCTGATCACCCGGCACGCCCGGGCGGGCGTCACCAGCACCCCCGAAGGCGTGCACGTCGCGCTCGTCGAGCACCCCGGGGAGCCCGCGGCCGCGACGACCGGCACCGTGCTCGCCGTCGTGGTGCAGGGCGCGAAGCGGCTCGCGCTGGGTGATCGCGTCCTCGACTACCGCGCCGGGCAGTACCTCGTGGCCTCGCTCGACCTGCCGGTCACGGGGCAGTTCACGGAGGCCAGCCCCGAGCGGCCGGCGCTCGGCGTCGGGCTCACGCTGCGCCCCTCGGTCGTCGCGGAGCTCGTCCTGCACCCCGCGGCGCGTGAGCTCGTCGCTGCCGGACGCGGACGGGCCGTGCCGCCCGGGGTCGCCGTCAGCACCGCGCCGCCCGCGCTGCTCGACGCGGTGCTGCGCCTCGTGCGCCTCCTCGACCGTCCGCGCGACCTGGCCGTGCTCGGGCCGATGGTCGAGCGCGAGATCCTGTGGCTGCTCCTGACCGGCGAGCAGGGCGCCACCGTGCGCCAGCTCGGGCTCGCCGACAGCAGCCACCAGCACGTCGGCCACGCGGTGCGGTGGCTGCGCGAGCACTACGCCGAGACCGTCCGGGTCGAGGACCTCGCGCAGCTCGCGCGCATGAGCCCGTCGGCGTTCCACCGGGCGTTCCGCGCCGTCACCGCGATGAGCCCGATCCAGTTCCAGAAGCAGATCCGGCTCCAGGCGGCGCGCGTGCGGCTCGCCCTCGACCCGAGGGACGTCGCCGGCGCCGCGCGCGCCGTCGGCTACGAGAGCGCGTCGCAGTTCAGCCGGGAGTACCACCGGCAGTTCGGGGCGCCGCCCGGGAGCGACGCCCACCGGCTGCGTGCCGCGGCGCCCGCGGAGGTGACCGCGTGA
- a CDS encoding low temperature requirement protein A, protein MSRLVPVGVHRSRRLLPAVPSREGHRATPLELFFDLAYVFAFTQVSRLMAHQHDGVGIVQGLVVLALLWWSWTAFAWLSNHAHADEGVVRVAMTTAMVALFVGGLVLPEAFGAHGGDRFAPVVLVSAYLVARAAHAAVYAFGDVDDPAMRRRVVRAVLLPLAPSAALLVLGASAPPATRLWCWLGAVVLEPALSYLATRGTEFRLASTTHLAERYGLVVILSLGESVLAIGVGVGAAGEAVGGATLLGAVLAMLVSITLWWTYFARYARPAEHALAATHGVERARLANEGYSYLHLVVVAGTVLAALGIEGAMAHVGDTEPLGTFSAAALGGGLACFLAGASLFVRRALGAWPVVRTAGALLLLAAVPVLGAVRPLAALGLVVALLVGVLVVEQAWVGRHQEADEHTVVGVDAG, encoded by the coding sequence GTGAGCCGCCTCGTGCCCGTCGGCGTGCACCGCTCGCGCCGCCTGCTGCCGGCCGTCCCGAGCCGGGAGGGGCACCGCGCCACGCCGCTCGAGCTGTTCTTCGACCTCGCGTACGTGTTCGCCTTCACGCAGGTGAGCCGCCTCATGGCGCACCAGCACGACGGCGTCGGCATCGTGCAGGGGCTCGTCGTCCTCGCGCTGCTCTGGTGGTCGTGGACGGCGTTCGCGTGGCTGTCGAACCACGCGCACGCCGACGAGGGCGTGGTCCGCGTCGCCATGACGACGGCGATGGTCGCGCTGTTCGTCGGCGGGCTGGTGCTCCCCGAGGCGTTCGGTGCGCACGGCGGGGACCGGTTCGCGCCCGTCGTCCTGGTGTCCGCCTACCTCGTGGCACGTGCCGCGCACGCCGCGGTGTACGCGTTCGGCGACGTCGACGACCCGGCGATGCGGCGGCGCGTCGTGCGCGCGGTGCTCCTCCCGCTCGCCCCGTCCGCCGCGCTGCTCGTGCTCGGGGCGTCCGCCCCGCCGGCGACCCGGCTGTGGTGCTGGCTCGGCGCGGTCGTCCTCGAGCCCGCCCTGTCCTACCTCGCGACCCGGGGCACCGAGTTCCGGCTGGCGTCGACGACGCACCTGGCCGAGCGGTACGGCCTCGTCGTGATCCTGTCGCTCGGCGAGTCGGTGCTGGCGATCGGCGTCGGGGTCGGCGCGGCGGGCGAGGCGGTCGGCGGCGCGACGCTGCTCGGGGCGGTGCTCGCGATGCTCGTCTCGATCACGCTGTGGTGGACCTACTTCGCGCGGTACGCCCGCCCCGCGGAGCACGCCCTCGCCGCCACGCACGGCGTCGAGCGGGCCCGGCTCGCGAACGAGGGCTACAGCTACCTCCACCTCGTCGTGGTCGCGGGCACCGTGCTCGCGGCGCTCGGGATCGAGGGCGCGATGGCGCACGTCGGCGACACCGAGCCGCTCGGGACGTTCTCCGCGGCGGCGCTCGGCGGCGGGCTCGCGTGCTTCCTCGCGGGCGCGAGCCTCTTCGTCCGCCGTGCGCTCGGCGCGTGGCCCGTGGTGCGGACCGCCGGTGCGCTCCTGCTTCTCGCTGCCGTCCCGGTGCTCGGCGCCGTCCGGCCGCTCGCGGCCCTGGGCCTGGTCGTGGCGCTGCTCGTCGGGGTGCTCGTCGTCGAGCAGGCCTGGGTGGGCCGCCACCAGGAGGCGGACGAGCACACGGTCGTGGGCGTCGACGCCGGCTGA
- a CDS encoding MFS transporter has product MTPPPAPTRTERLDALPFTREHLRLLLGSGAGWALDALDVGLISFVLAQLAVQWGTSPTELSWIASAGFVGMALGASLGGLLADRVGRRSVFALTLLVYGLATGASALAGSVAALIVLRLVVGLGLGAELPVASTLVSEFAPPRIRGRVVVALEAFWAVGWSLAAVVGYFVVPASDNGWRWALAIGALPALYSAVVRSVLPESVRFLESRGRVVEAEAVVTRFERSAGVAPEPAFVAPATPAAGGSWTPKPMVPGPRRPSPDESDPVGPDGTRTPPARPAPRGTRLAALFAPSLRRRTVALWVVWFTVNFAYYGAFIWLPTILVADGFTLVRSFEYTLWITLAQLPGYAASAVLVEVWGRRRTLSTFLVGSAVAAALFASADTEQGVLVTGMLLSFFNLGAWGALYAVTPELYPTSVRGTGSGAAAGFGRIASVLAPLAVPFLRDAGGTTLLFGVFAAVFVVAAVGAFTLPERQGLPLDE; this is encoded by the coding sequence ATGACCCCGCCGCCCGCCCCCACCCGGACCGAACGCCTCGACGCGCTGCCCTTCACGCGCGAGCACCTTCGCCTCCTGCTCGGCTCGGGTGCCGGGTGGGCGCTCGACGCGCTCGACGTCGGGCTCATCTCGTTCGTGCTCGCCCAGCTCGCGGTCCAGTGGGGTACGTCGCCGACGGAGCTGTCGTGGATCGCGTCGGCCGGGTTCGTCGGGATGGCGCTCGGCGCGAGCCTCGGCGGGCTGCTCGCGGACCGCGTCGGGCGGCGCTCGGTGTTCGCGCTCACGCTGCTCGTGTACGGGCTCGCCACGGGCGCGTCGGCGCTCGCGGGGTCCGTCGCCGCGCTCATCGTGCTGCGGCTCGTCGTGGGCCTCGGGCTCGGAGCGGAGCTGCCGGTCGCGTCGACGCTCGTCAGCGAGTTCGCGCCGCCGCGCATCCGGGGCCGGGTCGTCGTCGCGCTCGAGGCGTTCTGGGCCGTGGGCTGGAGCCTCGCGGCCGTCGTGGGGTACTTCGTCGTCCCCGCGTCCGACAACGGGTGGCGCTGGGCGCTCGCGATCGGCGCGCTCCCCGCGCTGTACTCCGCGGTCGTGCGCTCGGTGCTGCCCGAGTCGGTGCGGTTCCTCGAGTCCCGCGGCCGCGTCGTCGAGGCGGAGGCCGTCGTGACCCGGTTCGAGCGGTCCGCCGGCGTCGCGCCCGAGCCGGCGTTCGTGGCCCCCGCGACCCCGGCAGCGGGAGGGTCGTGGACCCCGAAGCCGATGGTGCCCGGGCCGCGCCGACCGTCCCCCGACGAGTCCGACCCCGTCGGGCCCGACGGCACCCGCACCCCGCCCGCGCGACCGGCGCCGCGCGGGACCCGGCTCGCCGCACTGTTCGCGCCGTCGCTGCGCCGCCGCACCGTCGCGCTGTGGGTCGTGTGGTTCACGGTCAACTTCGCGTACTACGGCGCGTTCATCTGGCTCCCGACGATCCTCGTGGCCGACGGCTTCACGCTCGTGCGGTCGTTCGAGTACACGCTGTGGATCACGCTCGCCCAGCTCCCCGGGTACGCGGCCTCGGCCGTGCTCGTCGAGGTGTGGGGGCGGCGGCGCACGCTGTCGACGTTCCTCGTCGGCTCCGCCGTGGCCGCCGCGCTGTTCGCGTCCGCGGACACCGAGCAGGGCGTGCTCGTGACCGGGATGCTGCTGTCCTTCTTCAACCTCGGCGCCTGGGGCGCGCTGTACGCGGTCACCCCCGAGCTCTACCCGACGTCGGTGCGCGGGACGGGTTCCGGCGCGGCCGCGGGCTTCGGGCGGATCGCCTCGGTGCTGGCCCCGCTCGCCGTGCCGTTCCTGCGCGACGCGGGCGGCACGACGCTGCTGTTCGGGGTCTTCGCGGCCGTCTTCGTGGTCGCCGCGGTCGGCGCGTTCACCCTCCCGGAACGTCAGGGTCTCCCGCTGGACGAGTAG
- a CDS encoding MFS transporter produces the protein MADTSQDTPRATATVPVPRRRVLAWALWDWGSAAFQAVITTFVFTRWITSDAFVDPATVAAAEAEPGGEGPANALLDAALADHSAWLGWGLAGAGVLIALLAPVTGSSADRTGRRKRWLGIHTAITVLISISMFFVTPDPASLEQNLLLGIFLLAVGHVFFELAGVNYNAMLAQVSTPGTVGKVSGIGWGAGYVGGIVLLLILFVGFINPDVGWFGVTSEDGLDIRVAVLVSAIWFGIFALPVFFAVPELPVEGRPQRRGVVAAYRSLAADVVRLWRTSRPTVGFLVASAVYRDGLSGVFVFGAIIASTTFGFSAGQVIQFAIAANVVAGLATVAAGWLDDRIGPKAVVVGSLVGLVVAGTAVFVLHDAGQQAFWVFGLLLCVFVGPAQSASRSLLARLSPEGHESELFGLYATTGRAAGFLASFAFSTTIAVAGAQYWGILGIMLVLLLGLVLLLPVKVGGRGASGSARLSGTAPDDAPHGAR, from the coding sequence GTGGCGGACACCTCGCAGGACACCCCCCGGGCGACGGCGACCGTCCCCGTCCCCCGTCGGCGCGTGCTCGCGTGGGCGCTGTGGGACTGGGGGTCGGCCGCGTTCCAGGCCGTCATCACGACGTTCGTGTTCACGCGGTGGATCACGTCCGACGCGTTCGTCGACCCGGCGACCGTCGCGGCCGCCGAGGCGGAGCCGGGGGGCGAGGGGCCGGCGAACGCGCTGCTCGACGCGGCGCTCGCGGACCACTCGGCGTGGCTCGGCTGGGGGCTCGCGGGCGCCGGGGTGCTGATCGCGCTGCTCGCCCCCGTGACCGGGTCGAGCGCCGACCGCACCGGGCGGCGCAAGCGCTGGCTCGGCATCCACACCGCGATCACGGTGCTCATCAGCATCTCGATGTTCTTCGTCACGCCCGACCCGGCCTCGCTCGAGCAGAACCTGCTGCTCGGCATCTTCCTGCTCGCCGTCGGGCACGTGTTCTTCGAGCTCGCGGGCGTCAACTACAACGCGATGCTCGCGCAGGTCTCGACGCCGGGCACCGTCGGCAAGGTCAGCGGCATCGGCTGGGGCGCCGGGTACGTCGGCGGCATCGTGCTGCTGCTCATCCTCTTCGTGGGGTTCATCAACCCCGACGTCGGCTGGTTCGGGGTCACGAGCGAGGACGGGCTCGACATCCGCGTCGCGGTGCTCGTCTCCGCGATCTGGTTCGGGATCTTCGCCCTGCCGGTGTTCTTCGCGGTGCCCGAGCTCCCCGTCGAGGGCCGGCCGCAGCGCCGCGGCGTCGTGGCCGCGTACCGCTCGCTCGCCGCCGACGTGGTCCGCCTCTGGCGCACGAGCCGGCCCACGGTCGGCTTCCTCGTCGCGAGCGCCGTCTACCGCGACGGGCTCTCGGGCGTGTTCGTGTTCGGCGCGATCATCGCCTCGACGACGTTCGGGTTCTCCGCGGGCCAGGTCATCCAGTTCGCGATCGCCGCGAACGTCGTCGCCGGGCTCGCGACCGTCGCCGCGGGCTGGCTCGACGACCGGATCGGGCCGAAGGCGGTCGTGGTCGGCTCGCTCGTCGGGCTCGTGGTCGCGGGCACCGCGGTGTTCGTGCTGCACGACGCGGGCCAGCAGGCGTTCTGGGTGTTCGGGCTGCTGCTGTGCGTGTTCGTCGGGCCCGCGCAGTCCGCGAGCCGCTCGCTCCTCGCCCGCCTGAGCCCCGAGGGCCACGAGAGCGAGCTCTTCGGGCTGTACGCGACGACCGGGCGCGCCGCCGGCTTCCTCGCCTCGTTCGCGTTCTCGACGACCATCGCGGTCGCCGGCGCGCAGTACTGGGGCATCCTCGGCATCATGCTCGTGCTGCTGCTCGGGCTCGTGCTGCTGCTCCCGGTGAAGGTCGGCGGCCGGGGCGCGTCGGGCTCGGCCCGGCTGTCGGGTACCGCCCCCGACGACGCGCCGCACGGGGCACGATGA
- a CDS encoding alpha/beta hydrolase, with product MTDWQHDALPGWQARTLDLGADQDGPLVATLVRRAPSAAADPAPRGPAVLYVHGYNDYFFQTHLAEAFEAHGYTFYALDLRRCGRSIRSWTTPHYCTDLREYAEDLTLAARILRDELGHDRLVVNAHSTGGLTASLWAHSVRETDLLDALVLNSPWFDLNAHWFDRVVSTRVLDALGPLDPHRVIGGGPSAYSRSLHVSNGGEWEYDLALKPPGGYPPRAGWLRAVRRGHARLSRGLDTRVPVLVCSAARSGPNSEDNPDLRCSDTVLDVRQIAYRAPLLGADVTYEPIEGGVHDLALSARPARDTYLAVLLGWLDARSREWRMPVRTASMERTTT from the coding sequence GTGACCGACTGGCAGCACGACGCCCTCCCCGGGTGGCAGGCGCGCACGCTCGACCTGGGGGCCGACCAGGACGGCCCGCTGGTCGCGACGCTCGTGCGCCGCGCCCCGTCCGCCGCCGCCGACCCCGCCCCGCGCGGACCTGCGGTGCTGTACGTGCACGGCTACAACGACTACTTCTTCCAGACCCACCTCGCCGAGGCGTTCGAGGCCCACGGGTACACGTTCTACGCGCTCGACCTGCGACGCTGCGGGCGCTCGATCCGCTCGTGGACGACCCCGCACTACTGCACCGACCTGCGCGAGTACGCCGAGGACCTCACGCTCGCGGCCCGGATCCTGCGTGACGAGCTCGGGCACGACCGGCTCGTCGTCAACGCGCACTCGACCGGCGGGCTCACCGCGAGCCTGTGGGCGCACAGCGTGCGGGAGACCGACCTGCTCGACGCGCTCGTGCTCAACTCCCCCTGGTTCGACCTCAACGCGCACTGGTTCGACCGGGTCGTCTCGACGCGTGTGCTCGACGCGCTCGGGCCGCTCGACCCGCACCGCGTGATCGGCGGTGGCCCGTCGGCGTACTCGCGGAGCCTGCACGTGAGCAACGGCGGCGAGTGGGAGTACGACCTCGCGCTCAAGCCGCCCGGGGGCTACCCGCCGCGCGCCGGCTGGCTGCGGGCCGTGCGCCGGGGTCACGCCCGGCTCTCGCGGGGGCTCGACACCCGGGTCCCCGTGCTCGTGTGCTCGGCGGCGCGCAGCGGGCCCAACAGCGAGGACAACCCGGACCTGCGCTGCTCCGACACGGTGCTCGACGTCCGCCAGATCGCGTACCGGGCACCGCTGCTCGGCGCCGACGTGACGTACGAGCCGATCGAGGGCGGCGTGCACGACCTCGCGCTGTCCGCGCGGCCCGCCCGGGACACGTACCTCGCGGTCCTGCTGGGCTGGCTCGACGCCCGGTCGCGGGAGTGGCGCATGCCCGTCCGCACGGCCAGCATGGAGCGCACGACGACCTGA
- a CDS encoding cupin domain-containing protein, whose translation MPDLQTLTWRHLEAAQQAPNGRSAERVVHDGELRQTVIALAGGQELGEHNAPHAATLQVLHGLVRVTSSSGDDDVTLPTGSLHQITHERHGVTAVEDSVFLLTTVTGIDEPAEEREARTS comes from the coding sequence ATGCCCGACCTGCAGACCCTGACCTGGCGACACCTCGAGGCCGCGCAGCAGGCCCCGAACGGGCGCAGCGCGGAGCGGGTGGTGCACGACGGCGAGCTTCGGCAGACGGTCATCGCGCTCGCGGGCGGGCAGGAGCTCGGCGAGCACAACGCCCCGCACGCGGCGACGCTCCAGGTGCTCCACGGGCTCGTCCGGGTGACCTCCTCGAGCGGCGACGACGACGTCACGCTCCCGACGGGCTCGCTGCACCAGATCACGCACGAGCGGCACGGCGTCACGGCCGTGGAGGACTCGGTGTTCCTGCTGACCACCGTCACGGGGATCGACGAGCCCGCCGAGGAGCGGGAGGCCCGCACGAGCTGA
- a CDS encoding glyoxalase: protein MVTSIYPVLMSDRVAETAEFFRSAFGCEVTFESDWYVSLRAGAWELAVLDGSHPTVPPAFRGTARGVLVNVEGRRVALDLRSEEFGQRHFILVAPGDVLVDVIQPIPFTGAYEGLDAPAQPAPVAQRPARRAQPAS, encoded by the coding sequence ATGGTCACGAGCATCTACCCCGTCCTCATGAGCGACCGGGTCGCCGAGACGGCGGAGTTCTTCCGCAGCGCGTTCGGGTGCGAGGTCACGTTCGAGAGCGACTGGTACGTCTCGCTCCGCGCCGGCGCGTGGGAGCTCGCCGTACTCGACGGGTCCCACCCGACCGTCCCGCCGGCCTTCCGCGGGACGGCCCGCGGCGTCCTCGTCAACGTCGAGGGCCGCCGGGTCGCCCTCGACCTGAGGTCCGAGGAGTTCGGGCAGCGCCACTTCATCCTCGTCGCGCCGGGCGACGTGCTCGTCGACGTGATCCAGCCGATCCCGTTCACCGGGGCGTACGAGGGGCTCGACGCACCGGCCCAGCCCGCGCCGGTCGCGCAGCGGCCCGCACGTCGCGCGCAGCCCGCGAGCTGA
- a CDS encoding TetR/AcrR family transcriptional regulator encodes MPRASREASERTEREIRAQARRLLVRDGYAALRVDDVAAAAGVTRGAVYHHFENKQGLFVAVLADVHESVAAAVADAATGEGWDALDAGCVAFLRASVAPDVRRVLLTDGPAVLGWQEWRRLDAQGSQRLLREGLDALDDLAVDVGAATAVLSGAMNELALWLADGGSTEVALATLRHVLHGLRASGR; translated from the coding sequence ATGCCACGGGCGAGCCGCGAGGCCAGCGAGCGGACCGAGCGGGAGATCCGCGCCCAGGCGCGCCGTCTCCTCGTGCGCGACGGGTACGCCGCGCTGCGCGTCGACGACGTCGCCGCCGCCGCTGGGGTCACGCGCGGCGCGGTCTACCACCACTTCGAGAACAAGCAGGGCCTGTTCGTCGCGGTCCTCGCCGACGTGCACGAGTCCGTCGCCGCCGCGGTGGCCGACGCCGCGACGGGCGAGGGGTGGGACGCGCTCGACGCGGGATGCGTCGCGTTCCTGCGGGCGAGCGTCGCACCCGACGTCCGTCGGGTCCTGCTGACCGACGGTCCCGCGGTCCTCGGCTGGCAGGAGTGGCGCCGGCTCGACGCGCAGGGCTCCCAGCGCCTGCTCCGGGAGGGCCTCGATGCGCTCGACGACCTCGCAGTGGACGTCGGCGCGGCGACGGCCGTCCTCAGCGGCGCGATGAACGAGCTCGCGCTCTGGCTCGCGGACGGGGGCAGCACGGAGGTCGCGCTCGCGACGCTGCGCCACGTCCTGCACGGGTTGCGGGCGAGCGGGCGCTGA
- a CDS encoding penicillin-binding transpeptidase domain-containing protein, whose translation MAARGTAGCGTAGRRVAAVLGAVLALGWVTGCTPEGPDPKVTADALAEALTTGTFDDVTLTGATAAEAAAQRTAAFEGLAPWQPTVTAGKPQVDEEEPEQATATLTYTWDVDASDTDWTYETTARLTRVGDEWQAAWSSYLLARDLVPGETLTVRRTPAARADVLGADGEPIVTSRDVFRIGIDKTRVAPPEQPAAAEGLATALEMDPVAYAAQVAAAGEKAFVQAIVVRAGDPAYDPDALGALPGVNVVAGTLPLAPTRRFARPLLGTVGEATAEIVEESQGAVAAGDVAGLSGLQRQYDAQLRGLPGLAVVAVAADGVAERELFRSEPVAGQPLVTTLDVRLQDAAEAILEPLEVPSAIVALRPSTGDVLVAASGPGSAGLSTATVGKYAPGSTLKVATSLALLRAGLTPDSTLSCPPTVSVEGREFRNYPGYPADAIGDIPLRSALANSCNTAFIGARDQVPQEALASAAASLGLGASADVGFPAFLGAVPAESEGTDHAASMIGQGRTEASPLAMARVAASVGAGALVTPRLVVPPEGGTVAPDAGAEDAGASAAPSEAAATSTSTPVPLTSAEAEALRGMMRAFVTEGGGDFLQDTPGGEVLAKSGTAQFGPVDALQNHAWMIAVQGDLAVAVFVEVGDYGSTTSGPLLEAFLAAVHGG comes from the coding sequence GTGGCCGCGCGCGGGACGGCCGGGTGCGGGACGGCCGGGCGGCGGGTCGCGGCGGTGCTCGGTGCGGTGCTCGCGCTCGGGTGGGTCACGGGGTGCACGCCCGAGGGGCCCGACCCGAAGGTGACCGCCGACGCGCTCGCGGAGGCCCTGACGACGGGCACGTTCGACGACGTGACGCTCACCGGTGCGACCGCCGCCGAGGCCGCCGCGCAGCGCACCGCCGCGTTCGAGGGGCTCGCGCCCTGGCAGCCCACGGTGACCGCCGGGAAGCCCCAGGTCGACGAGGAGGAGCCGGAGCAGGCGACCGCGACGCTCACCTACACGTGGGACGTCGACGCGAGCGACACCGACTGGACGTACGAGACGACCGCGCGCCTGACCCGCGTCGGGGACGAGTGGCAGGCCGCCTGGTCGTCCTACCTCCTGGCGCGCGACCTCGTGCCCGGCGAGACGCTGACCGTGCGCCGCACCCCCGCCGCGCGCGCGGACGTGCTCGGCGCCGACGGCGAGCCGATCGTCACGAGCCGCGACGTGTTCAGGATCGGCATCGACAAGACGCGGGTCGCCCCGCCCGAGCAGCCCGCCGCCGCCGAGGGGCTCGCGACGGCCCTCGAGATGGACCCGGTCGCGTACGCCGCGCAGGTCGCCGCCGCCGGCGAGAAGGCGTTCGTGCAGGCGATCGTCGTGCGTGCGGGCGACCCGGCGTACGACCCCGACGCGCTCGGCGCGCTGCCCGGCGTCAACGTCGTGGCCGGCACGCTGCCGCTCGCCCCGACCCGACGCTTCGCCCGCCCGCTGCTGGGCACCGTCGGCGAGGCGACCGCCGAGATCGTCGAGGAGTCGCAGGGCGCCGTCGCGGCCGGGGACGTCGCCGGGCTGAGCGGCCTGCAGCGGCAGTACGACGCACAGCTGCGCGGACTGCCCGGGCTCGCGGTCGTCGCGGTCGCCGCGGACGGCGTCGCCGAGCGCGAGCTCTTCCGCTCGGAGCCCGTCGCCGGGCAGCCGCTCGTCACGACGCTCGACGTCCGGCTGCAGGATGCGGCGGAGGCGATCCTCGAGCCCCTCGAGGTGCCGTCCGCGATCGTCGCGCTCCGCCCGTCGACGGGCGACGTGCTCGTCGCCGCGAGCGGTCCGGGCAGCGCGGGGCTGTCGACCGCGACGGTCGGCAAGTACGCGCCCGGCTCGACGCTCAAGGTCGCGACGTCGCTCGCGCTGCTGCGCGCGGGGCTGACCCCCGACTCGACGCTGAGCTGCCCGCCGACCGTCTCGGTCGAGGGCCGCGAGTTCCGCAACTACCCCGGCTACCCTGCGGACGCGATCGGCGACATCCCGTTGCGCTCGGCGCTCGCGAACTCCTGCAACACGGCGTTCATCGGGGCGCGGGACCAGGTGCCGCAGGAGGCGCTCGCGTCGGCCGCGGCGTCGCTCGGCCTCGGTGCGTCCGCCGACGTCGGCTTCCCGGCGTTCCTCGGGGCCGTCCCCGCGGAGTCCGAGGGGACCGACCACGCGGCGTCGATGATCGGGCAGGGCCGCACCGAGGCGTCGCCGCTCGCGATGGCCCGGGTCGCCGCGTCGGTCGGTGCGGGCGCCCTCGTGACCCCGCGCCTCGTGGTCCCGCCGGAGGGCGGGACGGTCGCCCCGGACGCGGGGGCCGAGGACGCCGGCGCGTCCGCCGCACCGTCGGAGGCCGCCGCCACCAGCACGTCGACGCCCGTCCCCCTCACCTCGGCCGAGGCCGAGGCGCTGCGGGGCATGATGCGCGCGTTCGTGACCGAGGGCGGCGGGGACTTCCTGCAGGACACGCCCGGCGGCGAGGTGCTCGCGAAGAGCGGCACCGCGCAGTTCGGTCCGGTGGACGCCCTGCAGAACCACGCGTGGATGATCGCGGTCCAGGGCGACCTCGCGGTCGCGGTGTTCGTCGAGGTCGGCGACTACGGCTCGACGACGTCGGGCCCGCTGCTCGAGGCCTTCCTGGCGGCGGTCCACGGCGGCTGA